Genomic DNA from Peribacillus simplex NBRC 15720 = DSM 1321:
GGGAAAAACATAAATGATTTCACACTGCTTTCATGGAGAAGCCAGATTGGATATGTTTCACAAGAAAGCCCGATTGTATCAGGTACAATTCGAGATAATATTTGTTATGGCATCGAACGGGATATAACGGATGAGGAATTAAATCAAGTGGCTAAAATGGCGTATGCAGATCAGTTCATTTCTGAGCTTCCGAACGGATATGATACAGAGGTTGGTGAAAGGGGCATGAAATTATCAGGCGGTCAAAGACAAAGAATCGCGATCGCTCGTGCATTTTTAAGAAACCCCAAAATATTAATGCTTGATGAAGCTACCTCCAGCCTAGACAGCAAATCAGAAAAAGTGGTTCAACAGGCATTGAATGATTTAATGAAAGGCCGAACAACAATAGTTATCGCCCACCGCCTATCGACCGTTATCGGTTCAGATCAAATCATCTTCCTTGAAAAAGGGAAAATAACAGGCAGCGGTACACATAAAGAGCTGTATAATACGCATTCATTATATCGCGAATTTGCTGAACAGCAGTTACACAAACTTGAACTGGCCTAATTCACCGAAAGGAAAGAAGAAGGATGACAAAAATATTGATTGTCGATGATGATGCACATATTCGCGAACTTATAAACTTGTTGTTAAGAAAAGAAGGCTTTGATCTATATGAAGCCTCAGATGGACTGCAAGCATTGAAACTAATGGAGAAAGTGAAAATCGATTTGGCAGTCATCGACATTATGATGCCTAACATGGATGGATGGCAATTATGCAAGGAGTTACGGGAATTTAGTGATATCCCCATTTTAATGCTGACTGCAAAAGGGGAAACAACACAGAAAGTAAAAGGTTTCGGGCTTGGGGCAGATGATTATCTTGTAAAGCCATTTGAACCGATCGAATTGGTTCTGAGAATAAAGGCATTACTAAAACGGTATAAAATCACTATTTCACAAACATTAAATATCGGCGAATTAAAGATGAATCGCAACACACATGAAATTTCATTCAAAGAACTGGAATATACGATTCCCTTAAAAGAATTCGAATTGTTGTTTAAATTAGCAAGCTATCCTGGAAAAACTTTTTCCAGGGAAGATCTTATCGAAGACATTTGGGGCTATGATTATGAAGGTGATGAACGAACTGTCGATGTTCATATTAAAAGAGTGCGAGAACGGTTTCCAGAATCGGAATTCCCCTTCCGGATTAAAACGATTTGGGGATTGGGCTACCGTTTGGAGATAACGAGATGAGAAGCAATCGATTTTTTAAACAAATGTTCGGCACGCTGTTTTTTGTTACGTTTATTTCAATTTGCTTTTCCGCCGGTTATTATATCATTGAACTATTGCCCTTAAGGTTAACCGATTATGTTCGGTTTCTGGCCACTATCATGACAAGCATCGCAATCATGATATCCATCGGTTATCTTATCCGCGCTATCCATCACAATAAACGGGTAAATATTTACCTCGAGATCATAGATGCCTTAAGGAAAATAGCAAATGGCGATTATAATGTACAATTGGATTTTAAAATGGAAAAGAAAAACGAAATGACGGATATCATTAACCACTTCAATCACATGGCCAAGCAATTGAAGCAAATGGAAGAAATGCGGCAGGAATTCATCTCTAACGTCTCACACGAAATACAGTCGCCCCTTACCTCCATTGTAGGATTTGCCCAAGCTCTTCGATTTAATAAGCTGACAACCAAAGAACGAAATCATTATCTTCATATAATAGAGACAGAGAGCAGGAGATTATCTAAATTAAGTGATAACCTTCTAAAACTTACATCCCTTGAATCCGAGCATCATCCTTTTGAAAGGACAGATTTCCGGCTGGATCAGCAAATACGAACCATTATTTTGGCTTGTGAACCCGCTTGGTTGGAAAAAGAACTCGAATTGGATATATCCTTAGAAAAAGTTCCAATAGTTGCAGACCAGGATTTAATGAGCCAAGTATGGACAAATTTAATACACAATAGTATCAAATTCACCCGCCATCGCGGAAAGATCACGATTCGATTACAACAGATAGATGACCTGGCATCCATAACGATATCCGACAATGGAATCGGCATTTCCGAAACCGACCAGTTCCATATATTTGAGCGATTCTATAAAGCCGACCTGGCAAGGGAACGCTCAAAAAGCGGCAGCGGTCTAGGCCTATCCATCGTGAAAAGAATTATAGAGATGCATGAAGGGACCATTTCCGTGAAAAGCGAACTCGAAAAGGGAACGACTTTCACCATTCTGCTTCCTATTTCGTGAAGGACTTTGTGATTTTGAAGTTTATTTTAAATCCATAGTAATAAAAAACAGCTGCAATGGCAGCTGTTTTTAAAATCTATTTGATGGTTTAGTATAAAGTTTGATTAAAATTAATTTCACCCTTAATAATCCAATTTTTTATTTCCGCCAAAAAGTTGAACAGTTTGCCTTATCAAAAATATTAAACTCGATCATTTTCTCAAGTAATGAGTAATCGACCGGACTGTCCCACTTGATACGTACCAACTGCTTGGTGTGATCATAGCCAGCCTGCACGATTTCATCAGAAAAATGATCAATCCCTGCCTTTTCAGGGGCAACAGCCAAATGATGTTTGGCTACGCTAAAGCCAATAATATATGTGTCATGATCGGTAAACATAGGCTGATTCCACGCAATTTTCGGCATTAAATTTGGAAATTTCTTAGTTACCCAAGCCAAAACTTCTTCCGTTCGGTCCCTATGTTGCGGGTTATCAATATTCGCTAAAAATTCTGCAAAAACTTCCATGTCATTCTCTCCTAAAATTTAAAATTATTTTTGAAGATGTTATTTTTCATGCCCATACGAATTAAATCGCCATCTACCACAATCGTTTGTAAGTCAGCGCCTTATCCAAATCTTTAACTTTGCTCTTAAAGCTGCCGCGATTACCTACCGATTGATTTGATAGATTGCATTAAACGACTTTATTACACTGCACACCGATGCCTATTCCTCGGCCTTCTTTAATCCACTTGTCAACTTGAGAGGTTCTCGTTCTTTTAGACATAAAAAAACACCCCTTTGGCTAATCATAGCCAAAGGGGTAAAGCTTCGCAACTTTTTTATAAACAGTTAAACTTTATTTCAATTCTACATAACATACATTGCATTCATTCCAAACTTACTCAACCGTTACACTTTTCGCAAGATTACGTGGTTTATCCACGTCACATTCGCGGTGCAAGGCAGCATAGTAAGCAATGAGCTGCAGCGGGATAACAGAGATAAGGGGTGTTAATAGTTCATTCACTTCCGGGATGACGAAACGGTCATCCTCTTCTTCAAGCCCCTTCATGGCAATGATGCAAGGGTTGGCGCCTCGGGCAACCACTTCCTTTACATTACCACGGATGCTTAGGTTGACGCCTGCTTGCGTAGCAAGGGCTACGACAGGTGTACCTTCTTCAATCAAGGCGATCGTTCCATGTTTAAGCTCTCCGCCAGCAAAGCCTTCCGCCTGGATGTATGAGATTTCCTTCAGCTTAAGGGCCCCTTCAAGAACAACATAGTAGTCAAGGGAACGGCCAATGAAGAA
This window encodes:
- a CDS encoding sensor histidine kinase, whose translation is MRSNRFFKQMFGTLFFVTFISICFSAGYYIIELLPLRLTDYVRFLATIMTSIAIMISIGYLIRAIHHNKRVNIYLEIIDALRKIANGDYNVQLDFKMEKKNEMTDIINHFNHMAKQLKQMEEMRQEFISNVSHEIQSPLTSIVGFAQALRFNKLTTKERNHYLHIIETESRRLSKLSDNLLKLTSLESEHHPFERTDFRLDQQIRTIILACEPAWLEKELELDISLEKVPIVADQDLMSQVWTNLIHNSIKFTRHRGKITIRLQQIDDLASITISDNGIGISETDQFHIFERFYKADLARERSKSGSGLGLSIVKRIIEMHEGTISVKSELEKGTTFTILLPIS
- a CDS encoding response regulator transcription factor encodes the protein MTKILIVDDDAHIRELINLLLRKEGFDLYEASDGLQALKLMEKVKIDLAVIDIMMPNMDGWQLCKELREFSDIPILMLTAKGETTQKVKGFGLGADDYLVKPFEPIELVLRIKALLKRYKITISQTLNIGELKMNRNTHEISFKELEYTIPLKEFELLFKLASYPGKTFSREDLIEDIWGYDYEGDERTVDVHIKRVRERFPESEFPFRIKTIWGLGYRLEITR
- a CDS encoding iron chaperone, whose protein sequence is MEVFAEFLANIDNPQHRDRTEEVLAWVTKKFPNLMPKIAWNQPMFTDHDTYIIGFSVAKHHLAVAPEKAGIDHFSDEIVQAGYDHTKQLVRIKWDSPVDYSLLEKMIEFNIFDKANCSTFWRK